The DNA segment TAATATTGAATTTGATGACACACAGTTTTGCAGTGCAGGCTACAGTTGGTTGTATAAACAGTTACACTTCTTACTTACAATATATTTCATGGAGAAAATGCtcttatatttaacatttccaCCTGTTTTGCTGTTTAGTTGTGGAGGAGTTCCCCCAGGAGGAAAGAGACCCTGTGTATGTCAAAGAGGGACAAGGGGCAGTTCTGTTGTGCCGCCCTCCAAAAGCCTGGCCAGGTATGTACACTTCATCATGTCACAATCAGACATCTGTCCATTACTTCACATGTATTCATAATGGCTTTTCACTGTATTCCTGATCCATATTGTTTCAATCTGCACAACAGAATTATTTGGAGAGAAGTATGTTAGATATTGTatgtttcaaaatgtgttgggatttaaaaagctctgatacaactacatgttttgtttttcttttatcttcatTTAGAGGAGGTGACCTACCGCTGGATCTACAATGAGTTCCCAGTGTTCCTGCACACAGATAATCGTCGGTTTGTCTCTCAGAAGACGGGGAACCTGTATATCTCCAAGGTGGAAGCTCAGGACGCAGGAAATTACTCTTGCTTCGTTTCCAGCCCCATCACTGGGAAGAGCGTCTTCTCTAAGTTCATCCCTCTCATCCCCTCACCACCCGACGATGGTTAGTGACGTGTGTATTTCCTCCTCATTTATCTAATATCTGATGTTCAAAATTTtcagtatataaaatattttgcaTCAGGTGAGGAGAGAAAATACCCAGCTGACATCAGGGTGAAGTTCCCAGACACAACTGCCATGCTAGCTTCTAATATTACATTGGAGTGCTTTGCATTGGGAAAGtaagttttcattcatttctgctTTGGGTTCCCCATCTAGTTATGTTGTATTATTTCACTGAATCCATTCAATTATGCATTTACAAATTTTTGCTGTGTGTCCATTAGCCCCATCCCTCATATTGTTTGGAGAAAAGTGGACGCCACTGACCTACCGCCAAATCATGAGATCAGTGAATCAGGAGCTGTGCTTCACCTGTATAATGTGCAGTATGAAGACGTGGGAGCATACGAATGTGAAGCCATCAACACTAAAGGGAAGGACTGGCACAAAGCGTGGCTCTATGTGGAGTGTAAGTGAGCTCATTTGAGTGTGCTTAACAAAATTAGATTGTAAGGTATTACACTAACGAGTGCAGAGACAAGGGATATTACTACTTACAATATAATCTGCCAGCAGTGTGATATTAAGATAATTATCATAATTTTCTGTAAATAGTAATTGCTCATTGTACAGAGCAAAACTCTATAGTTGATGCACTTCCATGTCATGGTTTGCAATGTTCTaggtaacaaaaacattttctcaggAAGCAAAATTGTTAAGAGATGTAAAACTTttgtaagactttttttttctccatataaTTTCCGGGCCTTTAGTGTTACAGGGAAGGGGCAACTGGACATCAGCATCATCACATTTATGCTAATTTTGTCTTTTCAGCTGCTCCAGAGTGGGCAGAGACCATTAACAACACTCAGATTGACATTGGCTCAGAGCACACCATGCGCTGTGTGGCATCAGGGAAGCCCTTCCCTTTCATCCGCTGGTACAAAGATGGATATATGGTAAAATCTTACTTGTTAGCTACCATTAAAGCTGTTCGCGGGGATATCTGGTAATACACTCTGCTTGTGTGGTGTGTACAGGTTTCCTTAAAATTATGTGTTCccatggtttgttttttttcagtatgGGAAAGGGGAGCTGAAGTTCTCCAGTCTGACTTTTGATGATTCTGGGATGTACCAGTGTGTTGCTGAGAACTACTGGGGCATCAAATATGCCAACGCTGAGCTGCGAGTTATTGGTGAGCCCTCTTGAAATAGCGTTAGAACAAATTACATCTTGGTGTACAATAACATGATTTTCCTTTCAGCTAGAATATACAGTATCATTCATTTAAAGGATTCAAGGAAGCTTTATTTTCATTGCCACAGCATGTACTAGACATGGAGGGAAACAAAATACAGTTTACACTACACTCCCAcctaaaaaacatataaaaacatattgaaacaggcggtgtttagctcagtgggtagagcacccgctccatgtgttgaggctacagtcctcagtGCAGGCGACCCTGGTTTGAATCCCGCACCGAGAGGTCCTATCCTGGTCCTATCTCTGcttccagtttcctgtctctctctactaacctgtacattaaagccccaaaaaatatacttaaaagaaacatataataaacataagacatattacacattacattacatttttaaaaaaaccctgagggcatatattatataatttggGGTTAATGATGACTAAACTCACACTATTTAATCTGCTTCCAGCCTGTGCTCCAACATTCGAGTTTAACCCTGTGAAGAAACAGCTTCTTGGGGCTAAAGATGGCCGTGTGGTAATCGAGTGTAAACCTAGAGCAGCTCCTAAACCTCGCTACACCTGGACAAAGGGCAAAGAACTGCTCTTTAACAATTCACGGTCAGAACAACTTACAATATATTCAAcaataactttaaaatgacCACGTAACACTGATGTACTGTGTCACTGAGGAGTCAGTCCACTTACAAGCAGCTTGGTTGTGTTCATTCTGTTCACATGTAGCATTTCCATCTTGTATGATGGGAGTCTGGAGATCCTCAATGCCACCAAAAATGATGAGGGTTTTTATAACTGCTTTGCcgagaatgacagaggaaagtcCAACAGCTCTGGCTATCTCACCATCACAGGTCAGgtcatgtgtgtttttggtgaCATTTTGTCCATTAACACTCTGAAAAACAAGTATATCTTGAATTTTCTGTCCCTGAATTGTATTTGTGATTTACTTTCCTAGAGGCTACCATCATCACAGAACCACCTGAAGACACTGAGGTTAAGGTTGGTGATGAAGTGATTCTGAGTTGCTCTGCTTCATTCGACCCCATGCTGGACATTGCTTTCATCTGGGCCGTAGACTTCAGAGTCATCGACTTCGATTCCGAGTGGCAACACTATGAACGTGTTTTGGTAGGATGATGATTTATCTGACTGGTGTCTCACGATCAGTCAATTTTCAGTTAATTAAGGATATCTCAGTTATGTGATATTTTCTGACTCTGCCTTGTGCACTCattgttttccttcttcctcctacacatttctctttgtcctttcctcatttctcctctccttcctatTTTATCTTCTACTTTTTTGCCACCTGTTGTAGAATGAAGACGGCAGTGGGAACCTgagaataaaaaatgtgcagatcTGGCATGAGGGTCGCTACACCTGCACGGCTCAGACTGTGGTGGACAGTGATAATGCCTACGCTGACCTCAAAATTGTCGGTGAGTCCCAGAATGTCTTGCCTGAGGAGAGATAGCGTAATGTGTGTGGCTGAGCGCACCGGCACCCATTTGCTGATCATGGCTGGCAGTTAAAAGGGAACTTATTTTGGATTGTAACACCAtgcatctttcctccctgttcCAGGTGTTCCCGGTCCTCCTGGTGTGGTCCGTGTGGAGGAGATCGGGGACACGTGGGTGAAGCTGTTGTGGACTAAAGGGTCGGAACATAACAGCCCCATTCTCTCCTACACCATTCAAACCAGACACTACTGGGCTTTGTATGAAGACGACTGGAGGGATGCCAGCACCTGTAAGTACTGCTTATTGCCTATAGAGGGCAAGCTAGCGCCACAGATCTGATCATGTTTGACTTGAGTGCCCTTTGTGTCTCCTTCAGCTCCAAGCTTTCTCGATGGCAGTGTGGAGAAGGCAGAGGTAACAGATCTTTACCCCTGGATGGAGTATCAGTTCAGGATCATCGCCACCAACGAGTATGGCTCTGGAGAGGCCAGCATCCCCTCCCTTAAGATCAAAACCTGGGACGCTGGTAGGGAAGGAGATAGAGCATTTATGCTTTTCATATAATtatatgacagaaaataaaaccatgtaaacttttttgtttttccagctcCATTGATTTCACCCACAGATGTAGAAGGTTATGGAGGTAGAAATGGTGAGATCGTCATTACATGGACAGTAAGTAAGCCCTCAGTTGTTTACATGGCATTCATCAAATCCCTGCAGTAAGAAAAGCTGAGTAAAGTCCTTCCTTTACCCCTGTTCTCTTTAATCCTGATACTTAGCCTGTGCAGCCGTGGTATTTCTTTGGCAAGAAGTTTGGCTACATTGTGGCATTCAAGCCTCATGATGCTTATGACTGGTGGTATGAGACCATCTCAGACCCAGAGACGAGGCGTTACGTCCACAGAGACTCCTACTTCATTCCCACTGAGGAGGACTTTCAGGTCCGAGAGTTTCAGGTGAAGGTCAAAGCCTTTAACGTGAAAGGAGATGGACCCTACAGTCTCACCAGGGTCATCTACTATCCACGAGATGGTGAGGATTTTTTGTTGGTGGTGGTCTTCAGGTGTAGAAAAATAAAGGATGTGACACTAAATGTAGAGCAACTTTCTTTTTCAGTACCTACAGAGTCTCCGACAGACGTCTATGCCAGGCCGGTGTCTTCTACAGAAGCCCTGGTGTGGTGGCTGCCAGTGGTCGACACTGGAACAGGCTTGCAGCAGTACATCGAGGGATATCAGGTATAGAGCTTTTACAAATTCCACATACCAACTGAGGATTTCTGTCTCAActctttgttgcatgtcatacccatttctctctccccttgtttacTCAAATCAAATCTAACTTAATTGTCACTGAGTTAAACATTACAGCAGTAGTGcacacagagtgagacagcGTTTCTCTCTTAGGAACCTGTGCAACATTTATCACATAGCAATCCCATGTTATCACAAtcaacccctccctccctcgcgcacacccacatgcacacacatacacacatccctAAGACACATTAGGCAGGGCTGTGTAATAAATAagtgtaataaataaatggcaataataaataatgggTGAgagtaatatataaaataaaatagtgggCAATATAAAAAGGTCAGCAGTTTAGGAACCTAACAGCTTGTGGAAGAAAGCTGTTGATCATTCTGGTGGTTCTGCTTCTCAAGCTTCTGTATCTCTTGCCTGACAGCAGCAGTTCAAAGTACTTATGGAGTGGGTGTGAGGGGTCCCCAACAATGTTCAGTGCTCTGCTCCTGCAATGGCTCTGGAAGAGTTCTTGTACAGAGGGGAGAGAGACTCCAATGaccttaaaaaacataattgaaaaaaaaaagtgttaagcTCTGTGTATGAtctaaaacatgaatatatttaatGACAGAGATCAATCAGCATTAACGATTTTGCCAATTACGGCCAATCAATGACTCCAGATTCTGTCCTTAAAGATGTATAATAACATGTTTTCATGTCaattacattacacattattaGTCTTGCTACCACATCATCATCCTATTTTGGCTGACAACTGTTGTTTCTTGTTGGTCAGATCAAATACTGGAGAAAATACGATGACCCTGAGCCGGGAGCCCATCGTATATTTGTTTCAGGTAATGCCAATCAAACCAGGTTGGAGAACATGCTGCCAGACTCACACTACCTCATTGAGGTCCGTGCCTTGAATGGAGCCGGCCTAGGACCCCCTGGTGAACACTGTGAGATGTTCACAAAGAGACCACGTAAGACCAGTCAATCCCAATCTGTGGGCTGTAAACATGTGTCTCACTATAATGATACAATGACAGATTTGGCCTTAATAACAAATTCTGTTGCATTTACAGCACCACCTGAAGCTCCCAGGATGTGGCGCTATATCAGCTGGACAGGAAAGTGGTTGTATGTTTGGTGGGATCACATCCAGTACGACTGGTTTGGCAATATTTCTTTCCCACTGTACTACAAGGTGGGTATGGAAAGCTTTGTGAAGCTTTGCTACTATCTATTTAGCCTGATGATGagtttttattgtgctttttgAGATTTTCTGTCAtgtatatactttatatactaTAATGTCAGAGGACTGTGTAAAGCATGGTCCAAGTTACAAAGCTTTAGGTGAATATATGTTAAAATGCTCCTTGACAGTCAAAAGCCAGAGCTTgatcctgctctgaacacttaAAGTTACCTCAACTTCCCCATCGAACTGATGTCAGATCGTTCAcaaatgtctgtctgttttgtgaACTTGTTTTATCGCTAAGGGTTGTTCAAGAAATGCATTGCACCAtcaatttgagtgtgagtagtcagctcttgatgcatactccgCATTTCTggtgaatctagtaaaccatccgggaacttctcgcatactctaaatcacataccacacagttgaaacacactacatacttcaaatatGTCAGAGTTAGTACAAGTAGGAAAGTATGTGGTTTCGAACAGACCCCTGTAGTCTCTGAAATTGCAGAAAGTCTACCAAGAGGCAACTTCCTGGTAGCTGGCCAATGAGAACAGAGTGATGTCATTTGGATGGGACCTTAAAGACACAGGAGCTAAAatagcctgtttcagacagaggctgatctTAGGGTTGAAAATCTCTCATGTTTCTTGTTTCTCAGGTCATGTTCAGAAAGACTGGCTACATCTACGGCAAAGTCTACATTACTGGTTGGCACTTTATGGACTTTCCCATGCCTCAGCTTGAAGACTATGAGCTGATGGTGCGTGGTCGCTATGAAGGAGGAGATGGCCCAGTCAGGAAGATTAGTATTCTGGGTAAGACTAAAACTATTTAATGATTGGTTAAAGATGAAAGACTTTTGTCCTCTTTATTCTTTTGACTCTTGACTTTTTGTTTCCGCTTCCTCAGGTAAAGCATCCATGACCACACCAACTCTAAGCCTTGTATCTTTGGTGCTGCTGGCGCTGTGCATTGTGGGATTTGAAATGTAAGCCTGCCACACGCAACATGTATATAAAAGACTCTGGGAAACAACTGTGGACCTAATTAGAGATCAAGTCTTCACCTCTAAACACATAAAATTGGTGTGTCCACCCTTTACACCTGTAGTCATGGTTAAGATCCCACATCATGCAACTGTCCTGCATTTGATTGTTTGTTACACTGGAAGATTTTGTCCCACCAAAACAGAATTGGATGTTGGCCCTGCCACTTTTTATGGACATTCTTCATTCTTTTAAATGAAGAACAGAGCAGTGAGCAGATCTGTAGAATACAAGCTGTAAAACATGGGACTACATTGGCTACAACTGTAATTGAGAAGATTCAAAATTCCTCTTTCAAATCCAGTTGTGCTTTATCCAAGTCACTCCAAACTCAAAAGGAATGAAGACAGATGATGATTGTTGGATATTGTGACAATAGACTTCATTCGCTAAACAAGATCTCCATACAatatttatatagatataaatgCATCAAGAAATGGCACTCTTAAGTTGAGTTTGTTAAAATCACCACAGCAATATACCCTGTCCCTGTCCATCATTCAACCTTCATTATGTTCTCATTGCTCATACCTGTTTGGAGTTTTAATAAGTTGGACACATAGTATACTTAGGTAGAATTTAGCCCAAAGACTGGGCAAATACTATTTATAGTGAGAACTAACAATCTCTCAGATGGTCAAAGCAATGACTAGTATGTAAAGTAGTGTATAATAATCACTGCATTAGGCTTGAAATGAGCAGAggagtgttttgtttgtttgttttagtgtgtgtgtggtttttatgAGGGTACAATGCGTATTTGCAAATTCTCTTCTTGGAACACACTCAATATATTAAAGTTTTTATATCAGATTATTCTTCACAATCACAATGGTACAGCTTTATGTTCTATACGTtcacaatttttacattttcaatggTGCTGTGTGACAGGTAAATCACTTTGATTAAATCTTTCTTGAGACCATTAATGACATTTGACAGCCACAGAATGTTACATCTTAAAGAACTGTGAAGCTAGGGTTGGACAGAAAGTGCTGTAAATCAAATGTATCTATATACTAATTTCCTTTGTTCTGTCAGGCTACAAAACCATTAAACAGAGTACAACAAAAATGTtcaagaattattattattattattatctttctcTTGGTTAAGTTTTAGTCTATTCCTGATTTGCGACTGTTATCTTTTATGAAGGCATATATGGTGTATGACTTGCAAAATCATCTTGTCCATTTCTGATGTCAGAAGAAATTGGCATGTGTAGATGGAGTCAGTTTGGACTCATGgtcaaaacatatttaatcCACCTTTTAGATTTCTCTCAAGCACAAGTTGTGTTTATTTAGTCCtccatttaattttttattatttttttaattactcGGAACAAATGGGAATAAAATATGTTGCTTCAGACAGTTTTTGCCTGGCTTTGGTGTTGAGTCttattcatgtttaatgttGAATTTTGGTGAACAAGCAATATGTGCTTGTTTTCTTggttttttatttctctgagcCTGCAAACTAAAGTGTGATGTGGGATTTTATTCAGCAGATGGCACTATATCCTCATGCCTTTTAACAAATATTTGAATTATCCATCAGTCTAAACAAGTCACCAACGATATACTGTGCTACTGTTATTGTTAATCTGACTTGTCACATTCCCATCTCATCATCTATACTATATATGActtgcaataaaatacaaaatgtgctgattaaaaatatactttttctgtctgtatgaggtattttttccctttgtttACACTTACAGTGTAacattacagtaatattactAATGTCTAACATCAGGTTTTTTTCACAGTACAATATGTGGTATgcttgttttggttttgctCTTGCTTATTCCGTATACGGTGAAGGGAGCACGATGTCCAGTCATAATTCCTTGTGAAGGTTTTACAGAGAAAAAGGAAGTATTTTTCTGCCTCTGGCTGGCGATAACCATGGCTGTGAACAAGATATCTCAAGAACGACTGAAGGGAATTTCATTAAATTTGGTCCACATAGATTCAAGTATTTACTGACTGGAATTTGGTGGTCAAAGTCACTGTGATGCCGCAACACTCATTGTTGAACATTACTCAAGAATTCATAAGCTAATTATGACAAAATTTCATCCAAATGTCTGAAGTGATGAAATTTTATATCGAAAAGGTTAAAGAtcaacatcactgtgacatcataatATTCTGCTAAAAGACTTTTCGGGCCATTATTCAATGCTATAACTCAGGAACAGACTGTGAACATATTTCACTATTGGTCGGATACtgaagatgtgtgtgaagcACCCACTTTGCAGCAatagtgatatctgacacattgcCTGCTGTCATGGTATACACATACATGGAAAATACACTACAGTAAATATCTTTTACTAAATTCCTTCAAAGTCTTTTCTACAAATGTTATATGAGtggacagacatggatgtaCAGTAAACTGCAACTTGGCTGGTTGGCGCAAGCATACAATACTGATACTGAGGCAGTATTTCTAGTTTCTATTTTAAAGGatgtttgtgtatttactgtacagtaGTCACTGTGTGGGTGGCTTTTATCTCCCTTGTTTTATACTTCCATTACCAGTATTTCTCCCATTTTACCTCCTTCCCTTCAAACTAATTACATGGACACAGAAAATCCCATGTGAGACTGAAATCAATTCTACCATCATTTACAAACAATCACAGCAGATGCACAAAGGTGAGTCTTCTATGGCTGGGGAATGATCCTTCCTTCAGAGAGGGATATTGAAGGGATATTGGGGGGTTGTGATACACAGTTTCCTTTGCCTTTGCTTAGATGCTCCTTCTGAGTTTTTGTGAATGTTGAACAACAACAGCATACAACTACTGCTGGCTACAGCACTGGATCATCCAAATCCTCTTTGTATAGGATGCAAtctcatatttttaataatgtagCTCAGTTTTTTAATAGAATCAGAGGTACATATCAGTGGGTTTGTTTTACCAGCATATTATTTTCTCACACAGATTTATGGTGGAAGTGAACTTCAGATTAGACATCTAATGCACAGAAAGTGATGAACTCCTTTCAGGGTTTTAGTATTAGATGCTATTTAGCAGGCCACTGAACCCTACATTTTATCAGTAGCCTGCAATATAACACTATTTTCcaggtgtgtttatgtttagGCTTACTGTGGTAATAGAGTGGAGTCAATAAAAGAGATGACTGTGTGCATGCACAATGTGGAATGCTGCTAATATGATATTTTATCAGTGTGTAGGTTTTATTCGTGGTGGGTCTGACTTATATTAAGGTAGGATATGAACAGGAAGCACTGCATTATTCTGGGCCATTATGGTAAATAAGGAAGGTCATGTGGTCGACTCTGAATATGCAAACTACAGTAAAGACTGGCACCTTAAAAATAAGACAATACTTTTATGACAATTTTAAAGTGTTCACCTATTATAACCTACATAAGAGTACACTTTGTAGTCGAGCCTATGACAAGTTAATAGTTTGCATTTCAACTCATAGCCTTGATTACATCTAATTTGTCTCAGTTGTCTGATACATTAACATAATGAGCAACACATACGGCATCTCCTTTACACTATTCACTGCATGCCCTGCTCAAGTCATCTTTGAAAATATACCTACATTATTTTACTAAAGTGTACACAAACCCAATAAATTCACTTGCTTTCATCACACACCAAATATAGTAAGCCCAGGTGTCAGATACAAAAGATAAACTCCCATCATGCAAAGGAATGTAGCTGATTATTTACGTATTAGATATTCCCTTTGCTGCTTTCCATTTGATCAGAAGAAGCTCTCTGGCTGTCAGGTTGGACCTGTAATGGTGGGAGCACATAAATGGGTTTAATAATAGAGCTTGGAGCCCTCAAAGCAGGTTCAGCCTGTGTGATTTCCTGCCTCTCACATGCACTCATTGCATTTTTATCAAATCCTCTCAACCCTTTTAGGCCCATTTCCATTCCCTCAAATGATCTCCATCCTTATCAATATACCAGTGGGTGTATTTTTACACAACAGTGCACTATCAATTTAGATAGAGAACACATTTTCTGTAATTTAGCAGCTATGTTACAGTACAAAAGGGAAtgctataaatacatttagcatCAAAGGAATGAGAAAGCTTGAAACAAAGTCTGGATATCCAACAAAGAGCCAAACCAGGATAGCAGCCCACATTAGCCTTAGTACTGGCACATAAATCACATAGGTACATTAGGCAGAGCCCCCCTGCCTGATGGCTAGTTAGCCCAGACTAGAGACACTACTCCTGCTGGTCCTGCAGCGCAGAGTAGCCTATTGAACATCAGATGGCTCCTGGGGTTTGGAAAAAGCCACACTAAATCTCCCAGACCAATTTGGCTTGGCAGAGCTGGCCTGTGTTAGCAGCGTAGCTAACCAGGTTAGCAGCCTGTAAGCCCACAGTTGGAGGCCTCTCCCACTGTTCGATTGGCTGAAATGGGTTACAGTGTCAGCTGAAGAAGTAATTGCCTCTTCTATGGATACTTTATGACCCTGTTTACCCTGTGAAGTCAGGCTGATGGTTGATGTAGGTGTTCCTTCACTATAAGCGAACAAAAAGGATGTGTACCTAGAGGCCAAATGAAACAATTTTAGCTGTATTGTGTGGCATTGAGGGGGAATTGAGTGCTTATTGTGCATTGTATACCCTCACAGAAAAGGCTTTTCCTGTCCATTGGCTAAATTGGGAAACCTCATTGTGGAAACATTCCCTAGATACACAGCACCTAGTATAGCACTGTGTAAATTCTGAAATAACAACAGACAGGTTGTATTGTGTGACTTGGTTCTGTGTGGCTCATCAACCCCCTGCCAGATTTCTGCTCACTCTACTCCAGGACCCCCCAGTCTACTTTGGCAATCGCACCAaatcctctttcttcttctctgtcttctgCTGGCAGACCTGATGCTTGTGAACACTGATGccagaaaaacagttttcaatCCTCTTTGAGTCCAATTAAAGATTAACAGCAGTATGTCCACATCCAGAGAACCTTTGTTGCTGTAAATACCTTTTCAGCGTTTGCTTAGGGGATGTTCATTCAGTGTGGTTGAGAAAATGGTTGAATGAGCAGTCCACAAAGAACACaccattattattgtttgtcATCAGAAGTAGAAATGCTTAACAGAAAAGACAAGGATGTAATGAACTAGGCTCGATTTAGTCCAAAATCTGGATCAAATACTGTATTATGGTAAACAAACAAGGGCGATGGAGTAGGAATAGTGTACTTCTTTATCTGTGAGGacatttcctcattttttagCCATGAATTTTTAGACGTGTTACCATCACAACTCAAGGACAATGTTGGTTGGTCGTCAATCAGTTGGTCTAACACTGATATTCGCCGAGAACTATTGAAAGAATGGCCACTAAATCAGGTACAGACATTCGTGGTGCCCAGAGGATGTATCTTAATGACTTTTGTGATCCCCTTCCTGAGCGATCCCTGGAACCAACACAtggtttacattttaaaatatctcaacattaCCATGAAATGAAAGACAGTAAAGGGGAAATAAAAGgatggattaccatgaaatttggtacagatatcTTTGATCCCCGTAGAAAAATAATGTAGTGCCAGCAGTGGGTCAGTTTTCATTTATCGAGTGATATCTCAACATCTAATGGATGGAATGGCATTGAATTTTACAGACATTTGTGGGTCAAAGATAATGATTATCTTACATTTCATCTAGCACCACCATTAAGTCAAAATTTTTCGAACGTGGCAAACATACCTTCAAAACATTAGCATGtcagcattgtcattgtgagcatgttgcTATACTTGTGTTAGCATTTAACTCAAAGCAAAACTGTCCCTTACAGTTGCAACAATGAGctagtttgtttatatgttatCAGTATATGCGATCTGACTTCATCCATCCTTAATGACCGAAGAGAATGAAGCAGTACAAGGTTGTCTGTGCTTCTAATTACTGAGGAGCATGATTATCAGTCTCCAGTATTTGCAATTATCCAGTCAATCAGGAAGAGAGTTAAGGAGAAAAACTGGTCAAATTATTCATCAGTCTTCTTGTATTCACTTTCAGTATAACATTTTCTTAACAAGTGAAACCACTGGTACGAGATAAATTCATTCGATTATTCTCCTTATCTATACATAATTtggataaatgttaaattaatttttGTTGCAGATGAAAGAGAATGGCTTCACTTTTAATCAAAAATATGCATATTGTTTTAACAAGTGGAAAAACATTTGACAAAAGCGTGAAATTAGAAAATTCTTTAATTTCTATTTCAGGAAATAAGGATTTAATCATCTGATAGCACAGTGACCTTGTTTTTAAACCATTGTTATGACCTGGCTCAAGTGGCCACAACAAAGAGGAGACACTTTGAGGCTG comes from the Scomber japonicus isolate fScoJap1 chromosome 23, fScoJap1.pri, whole genome shotgun sequence genome and includes:
- the cntn1b gene encoding contactin 1b — protein: MASTALLLLAISSSISLTGGVLFGEPRIYGEDATGYGPIFEEEPVDVVYTEDSPDGRISMNCRARANPPATYRWRRDNWEIKLMEQPDEHYSLVGGNLVITNPRHKKHSGTYICVARNIYGTVISKEARVKFGFVEEFPQEERDPVYVKEGQGAVLLCRPPKAWPEEVTYRWIYNEFPVFLHTDNRRFVSQKTGNLYISKVEAQDAGNYSCFVSSPITGKSVFSKFIPLIPSPPDDGEERKYPADIRVKFPDTTAMLASNITLECFALGNPIPHIVWRKVDATDLPPNHEISESGAVLHLYNVQYEDVGAYECEAINTKGKDWHKAWLYVESAPEWAETINNTQIDIGSEHTMRCVASGKPFPFIRWYKDGYMYGKGELKFSSLTFDDSGMYQCVAENYWGIKYANAELRVIACAPTFEFNPVKKQLLGAKDGRVVIECKPRAAPKPRYTWTKGKELLFNNSRISILYDGSLEILNATKNDEGFYNCFAENDRGKSNSSGYLTITEATIITEPPEDTEVKVGDEVILSCSASFDPMLDIAFIWAVDFRVIDFDSEWQHYERVLNEDGSGNLRIKNVQIWHEGRYTCTAQTVVDSDNAYADLKIVGVPGPPGVVRVEEIGDTWVKLLWTKGSEHNSPILSYTIQTRHYWALYEDDWRDASTSPSFLDGSVEKAEVTDLYPWMEYQFRIIATNEYGSGEASIPSLKIKTWDAAPLISPTDVEGYGGRNGEIVITWTPVQPWYFFGKKFGYIVAFKPHDAYDWWYETISDPETRRYVHRDSYFIPTEEDFQVREFQVKVKAFNVKGDGPYSLTRVIYYPRDVPTESPTDVYARPVSSTEALVWWLPVVDTGTGLQQYIEGYQIKYWRKYDDPEPGAHRIFVSGNANQTRLENMLPDSHYLIEVRALNGAGLGPPGEHCEMFTKRPPPPEAPRMWRYISWTGKWLYVWWDHIQYDWFGNISFPLYYKVMFRKTGYIYGKVYITGWHFMDFPMPQLEDYELMVRGRYEGGDGPVRKISILGKASMTTPTLSLVSLVLLALCIVGFEM